A window of Populus trichocarpa isolate Nisqually-1 chromosome 17, P.trichocarpa_v4.1, whole genome shotgun sequence genomic DNA:
CAGTTTTAATTCATGCCATACTGTTcatgtgaattttaattcactgaACACTTAGACACGCGTGAACCAGCTCACGCGTGTTATTTGCCCAGCCGGGCTCAACCCAGCCCATGTGGGTTGAGCTGGGCCcgcctaaaaataaaaaataaaaagataaaaaaatatataataaaaattgtgtatgtaaaacaaatatataaaaataaatttattgtttttttatttattcattgacgccagagtcagaataaaaataccaattcaaatttatttcattgtattttatttggttatataaaaaatgtgcgtgcaaaaaaaaataacttaagataaaataaaataaatttattcggtatattcactgacgccagagttaggaataaaaaatactaatgtaaatttattttattttgtttttatttagctacataaaaaataaaaataatgcgtatgcgtaaaaaataaattgatttttatttgtttattcactgacgccagagtcaggaatataaaaaatgatgatttaaatttatttattctgatacttacgtaatatttaccagcgccagagttggaaatatccgtagttgaatattcaccgacgccagagtcaggaatattatacgCAAACAATCATAgtataaaacaacataaaatgtTAGCAATTAATGACAAAGATTAGCAATGCAGCCTGTCTTAGGtaggacgtttaaggggtgataatatcttcccttttacgtaaccagtctcggaccatagaatctctgttgaccagttagggttcctagtaaccgtaatactaggtgacgactccttaaacaaagaATATCCTCATTAAAGAACAtgatgccagaaatctgttctttccaaagatttaataaatttttaaggctgccgcgatgtcgggtgcgacaataTCTAAATTAGATAACAAATAAGTTATACTTGATGAGTTGTTGTCAATGGTTAGGTTTCAGAGAAAGGCATGACAGCTTCTCCTTTATGGGTATTGCTTGGAGTATCCGGTTAACCGGAAATAATTTGGTTTTCAATGATGCACAACGAAATATGAAAGTCATGCTTCTCTTTAACCCTCCACTGGCTGTCCGCATGGTTACAAAATTACTGTGAAGAGCATTTCAATTGCTGCATTCACCAAGTTGAttgattctcattttttccTTTGTAGTGGTAGAAGACATCTATAGACGAAGACAGCCATTTCTCTCCATGGATGCTATATATACTTCATCCAACCAACAAAAGAgaagtaatatatttttctctgcAGATATATACAGACAAGGTTCTTCTGTGCAGTGAAGCCAATGTATGAGAGACCTATGACCCTGACtttctcttaaaatatatatatattttaaagttaatacgGGTTTTTGGATCggtttatgtatattttaattaattctattttataagCTTTAAAGTAAATAATCATGTGAATTCaacttataattattaaaaaaacaaatttaaaatctgattaaGTTATCCTTGATATTTCTGATACCCCCGACTCTTGTTTACACAATGCCGGCGGTGACAGATacatcatatgttttttttttacagtaaagAAGGCCGGTGTTCTtactattagtttttttttattattataaattaaagatcATTAATGGAAtctgctagtttttttttacagtaaagATGGCTcgaattttttagattatttttattccgacaacaatttttaatgctagcaaaatatttcattgataGTACTTTTATAATtccattgatatttttattggtattaGAAATCACCAACAGAACAAAAAAAGCCAATGAGCAACTTTCAAAAGATGATTTTCCATTAGCAATTCCATCaataatttctaataataacaaaattctcTCTAAATACTCTTTTAGCATTCCTTAATTTTCTGCTAGTGTTTAACGTAAAtaacttccttttgtttttcaattaaacaaagttctctctatatttttttacttgctttaaaaattaacttaaaaacttaTAACAAGAGTTATTGCACCAATGAGAACTAAATACCATTAtcttgtacaaaaaaaaaaagtaggttgCAGTcgagaaataatttattttcattttagttttgtatttttggataattttttttaggtttttttgggctaataagttattatttttttaagttttaagggtatttattaaaaaaaaatttagtgaaaattatgaaaataaaattttaaataaaagaacatcCTCTcaatttttagtcatttttacTAGAATTTAGATGTGGAAGCGACACAtcatttgtttcttaaaaaaaattagaaagatgacaagttaaaaaaaaaaaaaaaaaaaaaacacctcgaGGTGAACGGGTCTAGGCTAACAAACCCACATGCCTAGACTTATTTTTAAAGCTTCAATCTTGGTAGGCCACCTAGTCCTGTGTgcctcacattttttttaaaaacaatttcaaatactTTTACTgtgatttcttaaattttaattaatcaaatatttattaggtatattattttattagattctTAAAATGATTAAgtatatatttagatattattttagttgTAAGTCGatcattttttatcatgttttcgAATGACATtatactcttttattttattttattagtaagCATTCTTTTTATACAcctatcatatatttttttcttaagcaaAATTAATATGTTGCTTTTATTGTGAGagtgtattttttatcatataattatataaaattataaaaaaatataattattaaatttaattaggttCATAACTTGGATCGCTAGTTTAGTATATTAACCATGGTTAGATAGTTTCGATCTGAGATATCTTcgactcaatattaaaaaaaaacattatcttaaaatatttattgaagtcAAACTAAGTTTTACGGTTGATCTTTTGACCCACCTTTGATCCTATCAAATTATCTAGATTATATCATATCAACCTCcatataattatattagaaattttagataaataaaaaattaggttggaaaattttaaaattgaatcgTATGggctaaatttaataatattatcaaagaGTTCTTCGTGACAATATCTAAACACTAcgttattgttatatattttttaatatgttcgTGTCTAAGTTatcaaaatgtttattttatatatataattcaaactTCCTTTTAGGATAATAATAAAGTGTTGCCTAAAAACTAAATATTCTgataaagactttttttttttaaatgagcgTGTCAGCTAGGCAAACAGATTCTAATTacagagatatttttttctttattttaaatcattcaaATTCTTTTGGATATGtattctaatttcttttaacttttattaaatgaaagatATGCAACAaaaagttgatgtttttttactggaattaaaaatattaataaaagaaggaaatataatagaaaattagtttgtctaaaaaaaatttgaattattattttttataattaaaatattgttatataattaaatataaataattgtagGGTTCTTTGTAATATAAAATCGAATATcttaatttgtatttgtttttaataatttattttttaatatttattagcacttataatttttaatttactttattaaatatatacatcaaattttaaatttacaaataaatttttctttctaactaaaaaatatattatcaatccttacacaaatttttttatatataaattttttagtatAGCATGTAGGAGCTCGGGTAGTATTTCATAAAGCACCGgccactaatatttttttattatcataaagaCAGTGTATACATACTGTATCGGATCGGTTGCACAATCATTATAGTCTCCTACCACCTTAAAGTCAACCTGTTAAACTACTTGTTGTTCTCCCACAAACTCAGACACACTAACTTCAGTGCTAGCCATGTCATCAACAGTGACGTCTGATAACGACAAGAAATAAGCATCTGGGGTGGTCTTTATCAGTTTGGTTAGCATTGCTCATCTTGTTCTTACCTGTAAAGGAGAGCGCTGAGAGAATCAACAGAAGGTGAGCTCCTGGAGAGATGAGAATTTCAAGGTCCAACATTAAGAATTGTTTCTTGGTATTTTGTGCAAGCCTTCTGGTTGCAAGAAGCTGCCATGGTTCTAAGCATGTTGCCTTATTTATCTTTGGAGATTCATTATATGATGCTGGAAACAATAAGTACATCGAAGATGCTCCTATCTTTTCAGATTTCTGGCCATATGGAGAAACCTTCTTTAAGCATCCCACAGGAAGGCCTTGTGATGGTCGATTAATTCCAGATTTTATTGGTAAGTTCATTACAGTTAAGAGCACCttaattcattcttttttgttctttcttttcttatttttatgaaatgttttgtGACAGCTCAATATGCAAATCTACCTTTAATTCCGCCATATCTACAACCTGGTGACCATCAATTTATGGATGGAGAAAACTTTGAGTCCAAAGGGGATCTTGTTCTCGCTGAAAATCTCCAAGGAATGGTATGTCTGtcatcatgttgtttttttcttggtggGGTCTTCAATGTTATTGATCCCCACCACTTTTcgtctttttataaattaattaaactcgAGATCTCTCTTAAATCTTCTAAAGGAATAATGagattcaatgatttttttcaaggtgATAAGCTCTGAAATACAACAACATCTACAATCCAGTAGTCATCGATTTATAAATGGAGTGAACTTTGCATCATCTGGAGCTGGTGCTCTTGTTGAAACTCATCATGGATGGGTATGTCAAGGATACAAAGTTTACTGTCTTAGATATGTTccataacttttgtttttggtttttcattttttcccatTTCTTGGAAGGTGATAAACCTTAGCACTCAACTAAGCTATTTCAAGCATATGAAAAGGCAGTTAAGGCTTCAACTAGGTGAAGCAGAAGCTAAAAAATTGCTGTCCACAGCGGTTTACATTTTCAGCATTGGAGGCAATGACTACTTTGCAGCTCTAACACCAACGCACAGTTTGCTTCAATTCTATTCAAGAGAAGAGTATGTTGGGATGGTTATTGGAAATATAACAACAGTGATCCAAGTAATTTAGCATGCTAAAGAACCATTCTTTCTCTTCTATCCAAGTTGATCATGGATTATGATTGCGTAATTGTACTGTTCCAGGAAATATACAAGATAGGAGGAAGGAGATTTGGATTGTCAACGTTGATTGCTTTGGGTTGTCTACCATCCTTGAGAGCAGCTAAACAGGAAAAAACAGGTGTGTCAGGCTGCTTGGATGAAGCTACAATGTTTGCAAAGCTACACAACAGAGCACTCCCTAAAGCACTCAAAGAGCTTGAGGGACAACTAGAAGGATTTAGATACTCAATTTTTGATGCCTACGTTGCTGGAAGGGAGAGAATTAATAACCCTTCAAAATATGGTAATTCCTGTCTATAAgcattaaataattaaagatcAAGGTCCCTATATAGATTTCCTATCCTTGTTATGAATTTAAATGTGATTTCTCCATATATGAAGGTTTCAAGGAGGTTCAAGAGGCATGTTGTGGCAGTGGTCCTTACAGAAGCTTCCCTACTTGTGGTCAGAAAGGATATCAATTATGCGACAATGCAAGTGAATATTTCTTCTTTGATGCGGCTCATCCAACCGAGAGTGCCAACAATCAATTTGCGAAGCTAATGTGGAGTGGAAGTCTTGACATCGTGAAGCCTTACAATCTTAAAACACTGTTTGAGGAATAGccgaaaatataatttatttttaacgaaATGCTACGTTCGTCTTCCTGCTGATCTATCAATTTTCGTTTTGATTTATGGAGAAGTCCAACTAGCTTTGGACTTGTGTTTTTCTGGGACCTCTTTCACGGTTGTAGACCATGCATGGccaaaatttctaaataaaaaatttaaaattctgaTGAATTTTATGGTATTGTGTGAGTAATATTATTACtttgttttaataattgaaatatcAAAATGAAGAAAGGGAGAAAATCATGTGGGAAATTGATCTGGGACGATCGTTGGTTGACACCTGGACTAGCCATGCAGAGAAGCCATGCAGATAAGCCATGAGAAGAATCAGTCTAGGCAAGAGTAATTCTCGGCACGAGATTAGCCTAGTTGGTTAGTATCCCACGTCCCCATACAGTGGAGAAAGATAGTGGAGAAAGACTAGTTCCATAGGAATGAGTCAACCTGATTTGTAGGGATTGCCCACTATAGTAAGCCTAGACTCTATATATAGAGATAGGGAACCCACGTAAAAGGGGATGTAATCAGTGAAGTATTCACATAGCAAGTATCAAATAAAATCCTTTGTTCTTGCAAATTGATTCTGTGTTatcgtttttcttttcttttgtttcatagTGGTTGAACAGATcaagttggtatcagagcaatcGTTCCTCCATGTGGAAAAACTTTTAGTTAATGGTGCTGACCAAGTCTGGATATCAGACAATTGGTGAACCCCTCTCTGTTTTGCAGTCCCATTGACGTTCAACAAGGAAGGCCACAACACCATCAAGCATGTCaagcgaagaagaagaagttacaCCGGATCAGTCTAACCTTTCAGACAAGGTTGATAGGCTGACCACGCAACTAGAAGCTGTTCTAAAATGGATTCAATCTCAACCATCATCATCGGCATCACCAGGACTGAAGAATGTTGATGACGTCATTTCTCCTCCAAGAGCTCGTCTGACgactgaaaaggaaaagagcCAGGATGAAGATGCCCACCCTCGATTCGTCACTGGCATACGACCTCAACCTTTTAAAGTTAAAGCCAGGATAGACATACCAACATTCGACGGCACCATAGATGCAGAGAAGCTAGATTCTTGGGTGGATCAGTTGGAGACTTATTTCACACTTTATGGTTTCAGTAGTGGTGAGAAGGTTGCATTCGCAAGATTGAAATTAACCAGCCATGCATTGGCCTGGTGGAATGCATTCTTGAAGAATAACGATGATAGAGAGATAAGTTGGAAGGAATTTACTCAACTCTTGCAACAGGAATTCTACCCAATGGGATATGTTCAAGATCGCTGGACACGATGGCACAATTTGCGACAGAGGCAGAATCAATCGGTGCAAGAATACACCACCGAATTCCGCAGACTAGCAGTTACACTGGGAATTGGACTGGACCACGAAGATGTCTTCACGAAATTTGTGGCTGGCTTATGGCAGCACATTCAAAATGAATTACGGCTATATCAGGCCGTTAATATCTCTGCTGCCAGTAGCATTGCTATGGCTATCGAACAGAAGAATAAACCTCGTGGGCAACGTCCTACCGACAATGACAAGGAGAGAAACAGTGGCAACCACAATTTTAAGAAGTTCACACAAGGTAACCCCTCATCTGTATCCAAATCTACTAAGTTTTGTGAGCATTGTAGAGTTTCGGGGCATGACAAAGCGACGTGCTGGAAACTACGTCCTGACCTTTTTCCTACTAAATGGAAAAAGGACGACAAGGGCAAGCGCACAATGACAACAACAATCCTCAATGATCACATTGAACTCGGCCAGATGGAGGAAGCGGATATGAGTTTGTCTTTGATGGCAATGCCGAAGGAGACAACCTCAAATCTGTTAACCCCCCCTGATGAGAAGGAGGAGCTTTTTACCCTACGAATTCAAGTGAAGCAAGAGATCATTGATGCAATCGTTGACACTGGCAGTCAAAAGAATTTGATCTCGGCCAGTTTGGTTCAAAAATTGGGACTTGAGACAAATCCACATCCTAAACCATATCCACTTGGATGGATACAAAAGGACGTGGAACTCAAGATTGATCGGCAGTGCAGATTTCGTTTTGCTATCACTAGTCAATATATTGATGAGGTAACCTGTGAAGTAGTCCCTTTGGATATTTGTCAAGTGATTTTTGGCAATCCATATTTGTGGGAACGAGATGCTATTTACCACCGACGGGCTCAACAATATCATCTTGTGAAAGATGGGAAGACGTACATTGTCCACAAAGATCGATCATCTCAAAAGGCAGACTTAGTCACTGCCTGCCAGGCGAGAAGAATGATAAATGCATCTCAGAAGTTTGTCCTCATGATGATTCGACCACTAACAGATGAAGTCACACCTTCTCGTTTCACACTATCATGTAAGGCAATAGACAACAAGTTGAATGAGTTACTTAACAAGTATACAAACTTGTTTGCGGAAGTAGGCGGACTTCCTCCCAAACGGGCAATTGAGCATGAAATTCAACTCATTTCAGACTCCACATTGCCTAATATTTGCATGTATCGCAATTCAGTACTGGAGAATGAGGAGATCAAAAAACAAGTAACTGAGTTGCTGGACACGGGTGTTATTAAACCCAGCAGTTCCCCTTGCGGCTCACCAATTGTGCTTGTTCCGAAGAAAGATGGAGGATGGCGGATGTGTATCGATTACAGAGCACTTAACAAAATTACTGTTAAGAACCGATACCCTCTTCCCCGTATTGATGATCTATTGGATCAACTACGTCATGCTACCATCTTTACCAAGCTTGATCTGAAATCGGGGTATCATCAAGTTCCAATTCGCAAGGAGGATTCCTGGAAGACAGCATTCAAAACACGACAAGGATTATTTGAATGGTTGGTCATGCCATTCGGTCTTTGCAATGCCCCAGCAacatttatgcgactcatgaaTGATGTTCTCCGGCCCTTCATTGATCACTTTGTCATCGTCTATCTCGATGATATCTTGATCTACAGTTGCTCTTTGGAGGAACATCTCGTACATGTGCAACAGGTATTTGCCGTCCTAGAAGAACATCACTTGCGCCTAAACCGCAAGAAATgtgagtttggaaaaaaaaccttaatttatcTTGGATTCATCGTGGGTGGCGGTGAATTGCAAGTTGATCCTGCTAAGGTTCAAGTGATCACGGAATGGCCACGACCTCGTACGGTCACAGACGTCCGAAGCTTTATGGGTGCATGCCAATACCTTCGTAAGTTCATTCAAAATTTCTCTCTTCTGGCGTCTCCTCTCCATTCCTTGACTAAGGCCAACCAAGCCTTTGTTTGGACTAAGGCACATGAGGACACGTTCCAATTATTGAAGAGGAAGATAAGCGAAGCGCCAGTTCTTGCCTTGCCGGATTTACAAAAACCCTTCGAGATTGAGGGGGATGCATCAGGATATGTAATGGGAGCCGTTTTGATGCAAGGAGGACGACCAGTAGCCTACCATTCAGAGATGTTTCAAGGCGCTGCAAAGAACTATCCAACATATGACAAAGAGCTCCTAGCACTACACCAAGCAGTGAAACCCTTCGAGATTGAGGGGGATGCATCAGGATATGCAATGGGAGCCGTTTTGATGCAAGGAGGACGACCAGTAGCCTACCATTCAGAGATGTTTCAAGGCGCTGCAAAGAACTATCCAACATATGACAAAGAGCTCCTAGCACTACACCAAGCAGTGAAACATTGGCGTGTTTATCTTCTGGGCAAAGAAACGGTGGTCCACACAGACCATCAGCCATTACAGTACTTACAGTCACAAGCTCGATTACAACAAGCCCGACACATGAAATGGATGACATACCTACAACAATTTCACTTGGtgataaagtacaagaaaggcaGCCATAACAAGTTGGCAGATATGTTGTCACGACCTCCAGTGACAGCAATTTGTTTATCAGTTTTTATGCAAGTGCATCCGGCTTTACATGAGGAGTATGTTGATTGGTATAAAGAAGATCCTGACTTTCAAAGCACATGGGAAGAGGTGCTGTCTAGTAGACCGTCAGAGTTCATGCTACGAGATGGACTTCTATACAAAGGGAAACTCTTATGCATACCCCGATCGGATGAAAGGGTGAGATACATACGGGAGGCACACACATCCAAAATTGCTGGTCATTTTGGGGTCacaaaaacattacaaaatttGTCTCGTTATGTTTTCTGGCCCCGGATTCAACATGATGTGGCTCGTTTCATAAGAGGGTGTGTACTGTGTAGCACATCTAAACCTGCTAATCGTAAGGTGGGATTGTATACCCCACTACCTGTTCCGACACGCCCATGGGAGAGTATTTCTATGGATTTCTTGGGAGGCCTTCCAATGACCCGGCGAGGTAATGACTATCTATTTGTGGTGGTcgatcgattctccaaaatggTGGTACTCATGCCCTGCAAAAAGACAATCACCAGTGATGGAGCAGCACGCCTCTTCTTTGAAAATGTATGGAAATTATTTGGTCTCCCTAACTCGATTATATCTGATCGAGACAGCCGGTTTTTAAGCAAATTTTGGTGTGCTTTATGGGCCATGATGGACACTAAGTTGAAAAGAAGTACCGCATTCCACCCTCAGACTGACGGACAAACCGAAGTGGTGAATAGGACTGTTGTTCACCTTCTACGAGGATACAATGCTCGTCACCCCAAAACTTGGGATGAAAGCATTCCCTTCCTGCAGTTTGCCATTAATCATGCCGTACATGGTTCAACAAACAAGTCTCCCGCAGAAGTGTGTTTGGGTTTCTTGCCACAGAGCCCTTTTGACTTGGAATTCACATTTGAATCAAACTCTGCATTAGATAAAGGGGAAGGCGAGAGGTTACGAGCACAACGGTTTGTGGATCAAATTAGGAAGATACATTCGGAAGTGGAGCAGCAGCTCACAAAGGCTCAACAAAAGTATAAAGAGCGTCACGACAGACATCGCGTCCAAGGTCATTTCCAAGAAGGTGACCTTGTTTGGTTGCACCTGGGCAAAGACCGACTGCGTGGAGTCGGAAAGAAACTCAAGCCAATCCGTTATGGACCATTCAAAATCCTTCGTAAGATTGGTGATAATGCGTGTCAATTGGAGTTACCAGCTTACATGGAGATGTATTCTGTGGTCAACGTTGACAAATTGAAACTCTTTGAGCCTTCCATGCTGGACGATGAGCCCGATGGAACTCTACCTACGGTGGAAGATTTAGTAACTGAACAGGAAATCATCCTATCTGAAGATACTATCGTGGAAAGGAAAACAACTACCACTCGACATGGTGAAAGAGAATCTTTCCGCATTGGCAGTAAAGGTCAACGTCCAAGTAAGGCAAAATGGTTCTCCCGGGAAACTGGCCAAGCTCAGTTTCCTCACCTCCAATTCTAGAACCAGCAGGAGCTGGCTCGTCCTAACAAGGGGAGTCATGATCTGGGACGATCGTTGGTTGACACCTGGACTAGCCATGCAGAGAAGCCATGCAGATAAGCCATGAGAAGAATCAGTCTAGGCAAGAGTAATTCTCGGCACGAGATTAGCCTAGTTGGTTAGTATCCCACGTCCCCATACAGTGGAGAAAGATAGTGGAGAAAGACTAGTTCCATAGGAATGAGTCAACCTGATTTGTAGGGATTGCCCACTATAGTAAGCCTAGACTCTATATATAGAGATAGGGAACCCACGTAAAAGGGGATGTAATCAGTGAAGTATTCACATAGCAAGTATCAAATAAAATCCTTTGTTCTTGCAAATTGATTCTGTGTTatcgtttttcttttcttttgtttcatagTGGTTGAACAGATCAGAAATACCTTGTTTTCCACCTCTTGCAATGAACCTTCATTGCTGAAACAAACCACTTGCTGATTTAGGAAGGGTATAAGTTGATCCTCGCCAACTGAACACATGCATGATTCCAAATCCTCCAAACTTGCTGGCAGTGTTGTAGTAGATGGTGGAGTGATTCTTCCTCAGTTTGACAGCAGCAACATACATTTTCTACTGGTGTAATTATTCCATGGTGCTGCAAAAACTCTTTAGTGTTCAGTCTATCAAGAACAGCCAGCCAAGTGAAGAATTCTACCTTTGGGAGAGCGATAGGTTTCCATACATTGGGGATGTTCATGGTCTGACATGGAAGCAAAAACCCAGCCACAGCAGcgctacaagatttcacagtatAACCACCCCTACTGTCAAGCATCCATATTAGCTTATCATCCCTATCTTGGTGTAAATACGGTGCTGAAAGCATTGATTGGGGACGAGTTTCATCCTCTTTCTCTCATGGATAAAGCCCTGGTCCACTCTAAAGCTTGTCAAGCTCCCATTTTTGAAATCATCAAGACCGAAACCTTCTGCTAGAACCCAAACCAGTTCCATCCATCTGTTTTGGCTTTGAAAGAGTATTCCACGCTACCTGTTGACAGTTGCCTCATTTGCTGCTGAAGAAGAGGTCTTCGATGCTGAGAAGACTGAGAAGTTTTAGTCAAGATTAGCTTTCCATTATGTTAACATGTTTGTTACAAATAAAGCTGTTATAGAACGGCTCTTTGTTTGTTAAgattttgtcattatttttctGTAGTTTGTTATCAAAACTCTTCTATAAAAGAGTGATTtcattaattcttaattaatgaaatcactCTTTTATAGAAGAGTTTTGATAACAAACTACAGAAAAATAATGACGAAATCTTAACAAACAAAGAGCCGTTCTATAACAGCTTTATTTGTAACAAACATGCTAACATAATGGAAAGCTAATCTTGACTAAAACTTCTCAGTCTTCTCAGCATCGAAGACCTCTTCTTCAGCAGCAAATGAGGCAACTGTCAACACTCCTCCTTGCATCTTTTGCTGCAGACACCTATCTTGTTTCTTAATATTTCAAACCTTGTTTTTGATAATGGCTTGGTTAAAATGTCAGCAAGCTGGTCTTCTGTCCTGCAATAAATAAGTTGTATCTCTTCATTTTTCTGAACCTCTCTCAGAAAATAATACTTGAGCTTGAAATGCTTTGTTTTGCCATGGAAGATTGGATTGTTGGATATTGCAATTGCCGCCTGATTATCAACATTGACCCTAGTAGCTTTCTTCTGCTCCATGTCCAAATCTGCTAAGATTTTTCTCAGCCATAAAACTTGATTTGCAGCTGTTGTAGCTGTAACATACTCTGCCTCTGCTGTTGATTGAgcaattatcttttgtttttttgaacaccaGGAGAAAATTCCTGATCCAAAACTGAAACAATATCCAGAGGTGCTCTTCATATCATCACAACTGCCAGCCCAATCACTGTCTGCATATCCTTGGagatcaaaattttcaat
This region includes:
- the LOC18110262 gene encoding GDSL esterase/lipase 1 isoform X1, encoding MRISRSNIKNCFLVFCASLLVARSCHGSKHVALFIFGDSLYDAGNNKYIEDAPIFSDFWPYGETFFKHPTGRPCDGRLIPDFIAQYANLPLIPPYLQPGDHQFMDGENFESKGDLVLAENLQGMVISSEIQQHLQSSSHRFINGVNFASSGAGALVETHHGWVINLSTQLSYFKHMKRQLRLQLGEAEAKKLLSTAVYIFSIGGNDYFAALTPTHSLLQFYSREEYVGMVIGNITTVIQEIYKIGGRRFGLSTLIALGCLPSLRAAKQEKTGVSGCLDEATMFAKLHNRALPKALKELEGQLEGFRYSIFDAYVAGRERINNPSKYGFKEVQEACCGSGPYRSFPTCGQKGYQLCDNASEYFFFDAAHPTESANNQFAKLMWSGSLDIVKPYNLKTLFEE